GCGACGAGTCCCTCCTCTCGACCGGTCAGATCATCGCCCGCGTGCTCGACGAGCGCGAGTGAACACGGTCCGGACGGCGTGTCGTGAAAAGGGCTGTACGCCGACTCGCTGGATGGACCGCTACAGCAGGTCGTGCTCGGCCAGTCGGTCGACCGCTTCCTGCAGGCGCTCCTTGCTGTTGGCGTAGGAGATACGGGCGTAGCCGGGCGTCCCGAACGCGCTGCCGGGGACCGTCGCGACCTGGGCCTCCGAGATCGCCTTGTCACACCACTCGGTGTCGTCGCCGTCCGGGGCGATCTCCGGCATCATGTAGAACGCGCCCTCTGGCTCGGGGACGTGGACGCCGTGATCCTCGAACAGGCCCATCAGGAACTCGCGCCGTTCCGCGAACGCCTGGCGCATCTCCTCGACGGCCTCGTCGGTGTTGGTGATCGCTTCGACGCCGGCGTGCTGGACGAAGTTCACCGCACAGGAGACCGAGTGGGAGTGGACCTTCCCGGCCTGCGAGACCAGTTCCTCCGGGGCCGCGAAGTACCCCAGCCGCCAGCCGGTCATCGAGTAGGCCTTCGAGAAGCCGTTGAGGGTGACGGTCCGGCCCTCCATACCGTCCAGAGTGCCCAGCGAGACGGCCTCGGCGCCGTCGTAGGTGATCTCCTTGTAGATCTCGTCGGAGATCACAGTGATATCGTGTTCGACGGCCAGGTCACGGACGCCCTCCATCGCCTCGCGGGAGTAGACGGCACCGTGGGGGTTGCCCGGCGAGTTGACCACCAGCAGTTCGGTGTCGTCCGAGACCGCGGCCGCGAGGTCGTCGAGTGCGCCCGCTAGCTGGAAGTCGTGAGCGGCGGTGTCGACGCGAGTCAGCGTCCCGCCGGCGAGTTTCGCCATCGCCTCGTAGGAGACCCACGCCGGGTCCAGCAGGGCCACCTCGTCCCCGTCGTCGATGATCGTCTGGAAGACCTCGTAGAGGGCCTGCTTCCCACCGGGCGTGACGATGAGGTTCTCCGGGCCGTACTGGGTCAGGCCGTCGTCGTGGAGCTTCTCGGCGATGGCCTCCTTGAGTTCCGGGATACCGTTCGAAGGAGTGTAGCCGGTGTGGCCGGCGTCGAGAGCGTCCTTGGCAGCGTCTTTGATGTTCTCGGGGGTATCGAAGTCGGGTTCGCCGACCGAGAGGTCGACGACGTCTTTCCCCTCGGCCTCCAGTTCGGCGGCCTTGTTGCTGATCGCGAGCGTCGCGCTCGGCTCTACACGTTCGACTCGGGATGCGAAGTCCATAGTCATGGTAGTTGGGTAGCGAGTTCGATGGCGCTCGTGACTGCCGAGCCGCCCTTGTGAGTCCGTGCCTCGGCTTCGGCCGTACTCATGCCGGGGCCGATGATCCCCAGCGTGACGGGCGTGTCGCGGTCGAGGGCGACGTCGGTCAATCCCTGTGCCGCCGCGTC
Above is a window of Haloarcula halophila DNA encoding:
- a CDS encoding pyridoxal phosphate-dependent aminotransferase, producing the protein MTMDFASRVERVEPSATLAISNKAAELEAEGKDVVDLSVGEPDFDTPENIKDAAKDALDAGHTGYTPSNGIPELKEAIAEKLHDDGLTQYGPENLIVTPGGKQALYEVFQTIIDDGDEVALLDPAWVSYEAMAKLAGGTLTRVDTAAHDFQLAGALDDLAAAVSDDTELLVVNSPGNPHGAVYSREAMEGVRDLAVEHDITVISDEIYKEITYDGAEAVSLGTLDGMEGRTVTLNGFSKAYSMTGWRLGYFAAPEELVSQAGKVHSHSVSCAVNFVQHAGVEAITNTDEAVEEMRQAFAERREFLMGLFEDHGVHVPEPEGAFYMMPEIAPDGDDTEWCDKAISEAQVATVPGSAFGTPGYARISYANSKERLQEAVDRLAEHDLL